One stretch of Bombus affinis isolate iyBomAffi1 chromosome 4, iyBomAffi1.2, whole genome shotgun sequence DNA includes these proteins:
- the LOC126915394 gene encoding uncharacterized protein LOC126915394: MNDSQNQNSFDFVPKSDYNGKWHLENKCLFHNQQYLEGDKYETKKLYTECPTPCDLCSHFKEKFKSKTDGNDLTRRSGDWKCDDELGKKSLKCIVQDPPITEWKWKNPYSVSDLDRSKRWYRRSFTSVYFPSEGDDITTNLLRDLHNKDSLKDYTKNNFLYNFREYLVRYQESCGVPRTEYSFWALINTMGQATGRSFLALLYVILNVIPVVEVFLYLLRFVLDKVISISNSKDFQQTVTRCLIFTTELFSVYICLIFIFGFIVLPIVHMVIDIVAKIMLYN, encoded by the exons ATGAACGATTCACAGAATCAGAACAGTTTCGATTTTGTACCAAAGTCTGATTATAATGGGAAGTGGCATCTGGAAAATAAATGTCTTTTTCATAATCAACAA TACCTCGAAGGGGACAAATATGAAACGAAGAAATTATACACGGAGTGTCCAACGCCGTGTGATCTTTGTTCGCATTTCAAAGAAAAATTCAAGTCGAAAACAGATGGAAACGATTTAACTCGGAGATCAGGCGATTGGAAATGTGACGATGAGCTTGGAAAGAAATCTTTGAAATGTATCGTACAGGATCCTCCGATTACCGAATGGAAATGGAAAAATCCTTACAGTGTTTCTGATCTTGATCGATCGAAACGTTGGTATCGACGTAGTTTTACTTCAG TctattttccttccgaaggagATGACATTACAACGAACTTGTTACGCGATCTGCATAACAAAGATTCCCTAAAAGATTATACGAAGAACAATTTCTTGTATAATTTCCGCGAATACTTGGTCAGATATCAGGAATCTTGTGGCGTACCACGAACAGAATATTCTTTTTGGGCTCTTATTAATACGATGGGTCAAGCAACAGGTCGATCTTTCCTTGCATTGTTGTATGTCATACTGAACGTTATACCTGTTGTCGAG GTATTCCTATACTTATTGCGATTCGTTCTGGACAAAGTGATTAGCATAAGCAACAGCAAAGATTTCCAGCAGACGGTGACTCGATGTTTAATATTCACGACAGAATTATTCAGCGTTTATATAtgtctaatatttatattcggtTTTATTGTCTTACCGATTGTACACATGGTAATTGATATAGTAGCAAAGATCATGCTCTACAATTAA